TGTTCGATCCCGAGTTCGGCACATACGCGCGCTTGCCATCCGGCGAGACCGCAATGAAGTATGGCCGCTGGCGCACGCCAATCGTGGCCACCACCGTGTTCGTCACTGCATCAATCACCGTGACCGAGTTTGAACCCGTGTTGACCGCATAAACTTCGTTGCGTACCGGGTTCACCGCCAGCCCCGTCGGATTCCGCCCCACCTGCAGCACGCGGTCGCGCCGCAGATACACCAGGTCCAGCACGGTCACGGTGTTCGACGCACCGCCGGTCACATACGCAAACTCGTGATAGTTCGCGGGATACTCAGGGAATCCGCTATGACCGCAGCCCGCGAGCAGAAAACTCGCGCTCGCAAAGAGCGCTGCCAGCACGCGAACGGTTCGACCTCTGCCATCTTGTCCGATAAGGAACACGTCTCCCGAGTCTATGGGCCGCGTCGCGCAGCCGCAACGTGGAAGAAATTTTTGCGCAACCAATTCCGAAACCGCGGGTTCACGAAAGGGACGAGGCAGCCATGCTGAGCAGCCCGTCGTACGCTACTCCTCGGACCAACGGATCAAGGCTACCCGCTTTGCTCCGTTGTTTTTTTGCTGCCAGGTTGCCTGCCGCTCCGGCGCCACTGGACCGCCAGCCATGTGCCATAGCCGAACTGCAGAATCCACACCGCGCAGTACGCATAAACCAGGTGCCGGTCCGAAAGCGTAGAGAAGGGAATCATCGAACCTCCAGCACCGGCATAGGCGTTCCGCTCGGTACAACCGCCATAGCTTCTCCCGGCTCACGCTGCCGCCGGCGCTCGATTGCATAGCGTAGTCCCAGTGCAAATGCTCCCCACATCGCCCACGCCGCCAGGTTCCAGAAAACGGCCGGAAGCATATGCGGATCGATCCCCGAGTCCGCTCCTCCGCCAAAGACCGGTGCCGGATGCTGCGTCCTCCACCACCGAATTGACATGAAGCAGATTGGAATATCGATCGCCGCAAAGATCGCGAGCACTGCGGATAACACCGCCTTCTGATCCCCGCTCGTCAGCCGCCGCAGCAACAGGTAGCTCACATACAGCAACCACAGCAGAAGATACGTTGTTAGCCGCGGGTCCCACGTCCACCAGATTCCCCACGCCGCGCGTCCCCACAGCATCCCGGTCGCCAGGCCCACCGATGCATACAGCACCGTCAATTCCGCCGAAGCCAGCGCAAAGGCATCCGCCTTCAGTGCGCGCTGCGAATTGCTCCTTCGCCAGAAGAGAAACAGGAATGCCGCCACGCAGTTCATGTACGGAAACAGGAAACTCAGGATCGTGTGCGGGAAATGATAGAAGAAGACGCGGTAGAGGTTTCCCATCGTCGCCTCTTTGGGCGCCGTCATGGCCTCAAAGAATCCAATCGCCAGCACGGCGAACGTGAGCGCGAGATAGAGGCTCGCCCAGAGAGGGAACCTTTGGCTTTGGCTGCGATTATTCACTTCTCGTCAATTTTATCGCGATAACTAGCAATCCTGACGGATATTGCGCTCAATCTGCTGCGTTCAGAACTGTCTCGAAGAGGAGCACGCTCGCGATTGTGAATACAACGTCATAGCCCAGGAGCAGCTTGATCCACAACGACGG
This Acidobacteriaceae bacterium DNA region includes the following protein-coding sequences:
- the ccsA gene encoding cytochrome c biogenesis protein CcsA; its protein translation is MNNRSQSQRFPLWASLYLALTFAVLAIGFFEAMTAPKEATMGNLYRVFFYHFPHTILSFLFPYMNCVAAFLFLFWRRSNSQRALKADAFALASAELTVLYASVGLATGMLWGRAAWGIWWTWDPRLTTYLLLWLLYVSYLLLRRLTSGDQKAVLSAVLAIFAAIDIPICFMSIRWWRTQHPAPVFGGGADSGIDPHMLPAVFWNLAAWAMWGAFALGLRYAIERRRQREPGEAMAVVPSGTPMPVLEVR